The Rissa tridactyla isolate bRisTri1 chromosome 6, bRisTri1.patW.cur.20221130, whole genome shotgun sequence DNA segment agaggaaaaaaaaaaaaccctgagagaaagacagtttaatggaagagaaaatagtAATAATGGTAAGAGAGTATACAAAATTGtaatgcaatacaattgctcaccacctaatgatcgattgcccagcctgtcctgagcagtgatcatggattcctgCCTCCTGATCAACCCTCATTTATATACAGAGCaggacatctatggtatggaatatcctttggccagtttgtcctgtctatgctccctctcagcttctatgggaagctgaaaaagtcgtTGACTCAAtgtaagcattacttagcaacaactaaaacagtatgtgttagcggcattattctcatactaaatccaaaatacagcagctactaggaagaaaattaactctgtcccagctgaaaccaggacaccaaaTCACTGATTTATCTGAAGAGTACTTTGCTGTTCCCTAAAGAAGCTTGTAATTTAAGTGCATTTTGTTTAGGGTCTTGCCATGTTGCCACCAAAGCATAACGGTGATTCAGAGCTTGGTTTCTTACATGTTAGTATCTCAGGACCTGAGCAACACCTGGCTTCAGAATCTCTTtctctaaaattattttgattttcacCTGGAACTGATGTTTGCATGACATTCCTTATTGATGTGTCATCTTTGCTAGTTAGAAGGAAAGTCTTGGTCTTAATTTAAAGAATATATGCCGTGGTTCTAGTTTGATTACTCTGAGATAATTTTGAAATGCAGTTCAGGACACAGACTTGTGTAGGCTTTTGAGTGTCTATCTTTGACATTTTTTACTTAAAACATCAGAATACCAGGAAATACAGATTTCAGTTTGCAGTTTGCTATCCAGTAAAGGAGTCATATGCAAATAACTGTTGCAGTTGTAACACTGCTAATTCTGGGTCATTATTCTCTAATCTGAAGTTGAGGAAGTGCTTGAATACTTGAAGCAAAATAACActcagaaaatgcaaataaaacaattgtatttttaaaagaaaaagtggtgAATAATTTGCTGCAAATTGCAGAGCACTGCAGTTTCTTGGCACAGTTGGGGTCATATGTTGAGTTTGTATGTTGCCGCTGTACTTAGGGGTACCATTTGCAGATTGAAAAACATGTGgtccgattttttttttcaggtgtaaGATTTTGGAGTGGAAGAAGAATTAATCTCTAGGTTAACATAAGATCTAGCAAGGTCCTTCTTTTACTGTGGAGTGGCATGTGTTACTCTTGTGTGGGGCTATCACAGTACCCATCTGAAATGCAGTACCTGGAACTGTAGCATTTGTTAAGTGGCTTCCATAGTGACCTTCCTTTTAACTCTCACACCTTATGCTAGACTTTAATGAAGAACCCCTGCCTGTTCTCACTCCTGAGGAAATGGCTGctcaaaggagacaaaagctgcaGGAAAGGAAGATGCACATAGCTGCCTTAGCATCTGCCATTCTCTCCGAGCCAGACAACAACGTAGGTAGCATTGACTTAACGTGCATGTACGTGTGCCTGTGTTGTGCAGTAAGTCAATAAATAAGTGACCAAAAGTGACCAAACAatagcaaaagcagaaaaatacatgaGTAGAACAAGGAAAAAGTTCAGTGTTGTATCACTTCTCAGGGGATGGCAAACAGTGAAACTGCTGCCATAGGTTGGTGCAAAGGATTTGAATGAGGTGAAGAACCAGATGACTCTATGCTGTTCAGGAATAATTTGTCCTTCTGAATACTTTTGGTTTTAGGAAATACTGTCTGTGATATTTCCTGTCCAAACTACCTTGTTCCTTAAGCGTGACCTTATTTAAGCTCTCATTTCAGGGTTGTATCTGATAGTTCTCCATGTTTCAGGAtatgataataatttttttttaattctgtgcaaATTTGTAATAGCAGGGTAGTTTGAACATTCCCGAGATAATTTGTTGAAGTATCTAGCGTTTCTTGGCTCTCTATGCGGTGCTAAGTAGAGTCTGAGTAACTGCTGAGTTAGTTTTCTCTTTCTAGTATTTAAAAATGGGGCACATTTCTCGGGGCAAACTTTTGCTGAAATGTACATTGTGCTTCTATGTTGGTTTGTGAGTGATCTTCAGCTGACTTTGTCTGACTCTTTTCTTAATCAGATTAAAAAGTTGAAGGAACTGCGTGCCATGCTGATGGAACAGGATCCTAATGTGGCCGTGATTGTTCGGAAGCTGGTCATGGTTTCTTTGATGGAGATATTCAAAGATATTGTGCCTTCTTACAAAATTCGGCCTCTaactgaagcagaaaaggctACCAAGGTGAAATACCAAATTTCTTTATAGAGTATTGTGagtagtttggatttttttaagttatgCCAAATATTAATAGTGATTTGTTGAATATGAATTTACAGTTTTGAGCAAAGGGTGACAAATACACAAGTTCTTGTGGAAATTCTGAAACTGTGATACTTTCAGGGGCAGAGGTCTTTGTTTTGAACCTTTAATTCTTATGTACTTCGTTCAATAAGTAGGTGATGTGCTGGTggtaatggaggaaaaaaatagtatatAAAAGAGGTATGCCAAACCTGGGTGACTTTCATAACAAACTGTGGAATAAGACAGTGTTTTGTGTTAAACTGAAGGGAACTAGAAAGAAATTATGCAATGTTAACACCTAACTGGCACAGATTTCTTTGAGATGTGTTTAGTAATTAGCTGAACAAATGCAGAGTAACTTGTTTTCTGGAGCTTGTTTTTAACCAATTCTGTAGAAGGTAGCGCAGTTTAGAGTCATGACCTTAAAATAACATCTAGTTACAAATTTCACTTCAGTCCCTATAAATTAAATAGGCCTAGTTGGAAAAGGCCCTCTAAGCACAAGAACATGTACAGAAAtatgtagaaatattttaataaatttctaGGAATGTCTGCCTAGAAGAAAAATATACTTAGGTAtctgttatttgttttaaaacttctttttttttttccaccactcACAGGCTAATTTCAGGATTTAGCTCtccaaataaaatttcatttgtaTTATGTTTACAGGTtaaaaaagaaactcagaaaCTGAGAGAATTTGAAGAAGGCCTTGTGAGCCAGTATAAATTTTACTTGGAAAATCTGGAGCAAACGATTAAAGGTACAGTTAGTGCTTCCCATTTTTTGCAGTAAATGTAAAATTGTTTGCGGCATTACAATTTACCTCCTCTGATTGAATACTACCTGCTGTCTTTGAAATAGTACTTGAATGAAGTATGAAGGAGCATGCCTGCAATaactaaaaatgtaaatatttagaaGCTCCCCTACATTCTGAACAGTAATcactaaaaataatattttgtgcaGATTGGAAACaaaggaagctgaagaaaagcaatGTCATCTCATTAAAAGCATATAAAGGTCTAGCAGAGATTGCAGTGAAGTGTCTATGTGAGCTGCTTGTGGCGCTACCCCACTTTAACTTCCACAACAACATTATTGTTCTCATTGTTCCGCTCATGAATGATGCATCAAAAATGGTAAGTTATTTTCTGATTAGGGAAAGAGTTCttgttttgcatgaaaaaataatgtatttctgagTTTATTCCACAGATCTTGTGGCTgtatctttttgctgttttacagGCTGTGTCCACTTTCTAATTAGTAAATACCACCAGTATTACCAGTTAGCTGTTGTCATGGACTTGGCTTTACAGAAGCATTTGTTTGAATTCACTTTTCAGATTTCTGAACTGTGCTGCGAGGCAGTTAAGAAGCTCTTTAAACAAGACAAGTTGGGCTGCGCTTCACTCGGTGTAGTTAAGGTCATTTCTGGTCTTGTGAGGGGTAGAAATTATGATGTCAGACCTGAGGTAAGAGTCTTTCTGTTGTACTACACAATTTTCTTCTgtcaacagtttaaaaaaaatctgtaagttaAAGTTAGTGCAACTGCTGGCTACAGATAAGCAGAATTTCCTCACTCGGTTAGAATACAGGCAACTTAGGAGTGGGCTGAGGCAGagggtgagagagaaagagatgggCTAAGGGAAGGAGACTGGGAAGAGGAGATCAGATCCTGACAGAGACGTCGATTAAGTCAGGCGGGGGGACTTGAAGTGAGAGAGGCAGATGGAGGAATGGATAGAAATGGACAGTGCTGGGGGAGGAACTGGGACCAGAGATGAGAGATACAGGTATGAAGGAACAGGAGGGGAGTAAACAGAAGAAGCTTTGACTAGCAAAGCCCACTACCTGGAATGGAACTCAGGATTTTTTACCCTCCATTCCTCTGCCGCAGATCaccttttattgtatttattttattttacaatagGTGTTAAAAGTATTTCTTCACTTAAGAATTAAGGAAGTAGAATTACAAAAAGATTCTGAAGACATTGCACCAAAGAAGAAGTTCATGActtacaaagagaaaagaaaaaacctttcaAGAATGCAAAGAAAGGTATGATGTGCTTTTTCATGCTTTGCTTCAGTGACTTTATGTAGCAAGTTGTTCTAGCAATGATTGCACTTCTCCTGTTGCCATTGTTAACTCTCAGCATCAGTGATTGTGTTGTACTTGAACATTTATGAGGTTCTACAGGGAATTTATTatcttaccattttttttctctttctggtcTTGATAATGCCATTGGTTGTTTCTGATAGGAAGGAGTATATCTTAGTCGATTACCCTGTAGCATCGCAGCTCCAACTTAAGCAACTCACTAAGCATGGAAGATTTGTTCTCTGGGTATCTTTGGAACCTGGATATCCAGGCTGATTGGAAAGATTTAATTTGTTATCTTAAAATCAACTGTATGTTTTCAGtggaggaaagcagaagagaaactgGAACGAGAACTCTTGGAAGCAGAAGcgtcagaaagcaaagaaaaaaaactgaaactggtaaataatttagaaattactttCCTACTTTTGCAAGGTAGCCGCTCCTAACCCTTTTGTAACCAAGTTCTCCCCCGCATCCCAACCTGTCAGCATTCCACACCTCTAGATAATACTGGCAACTTACAAACATTTTGCCTGTGCCAGCGGTCTAGGTTTTAGTAAACCAAGCCCTCTCAGTTTACCCAGGAAAGCCAACTTAGCCATTCCTGCTTCCTTCTGTTCTCTGTGCAAAAAAAGTACTTGAATCCATTGACAGATATCCTCCAGGTGCCCTGTTCCATGTGACACTGTGTAATGGCTGTTACCAGCCTCTCAGAGTGGCGTTTAGGCAAGAGAGGAGTATGGCTAGCGTGGACTGAGGGGAAGGGAGACAGTTTAGCGAGGGGGGCTGAAGGGATAGAgtagggagcaggagagcaggactTGAGCCTTTCACCATAGGAGAGCAGAGGTGGCAGTGCCAGGACCGGTTTGGAAGGCCTGAGTGCAGGCTTGGACAGAGAGGAGTATTTTCAATTGAGTTTAAGTCAAGTAGAAATGTCTCGTTTTCatgcttcagtatttttttttgttttctttccttcagcacACAGAGACCTTGAATATTGTATTTGTAACATACTTTAGAATCTTGAAGAAAGCTCAGAAGTCTCCACTTTTGCCAGCCGTGCTAGAAGGTCTTGCAAAGTAAGAACAGAGTCCACTTTCTTCTGTGTGTGTTAGAAAAGACATAAAGCACCAAAGGGATTTTTGACTTGGAAAGGGGTTTATAAGCAGTGAGAGAAGACTATCCCTGAAACATTtgttaaaattcttttatttctctgctgaagTTTTCACCTACTTCTAAAAACATTTCAATGTGATGTGAAATTTCCCATGATAGAATTGGTGTGATGCAAACCCAGGGTGTGATGTGATTCCATTATTTGGTCTGATTATCTCCTCAAGAACACTGAGCATGTCTCTGGCCTATAGGGAAGCTGTGATTAACAGTTAGGGGCTGTGAAGGGGCCATCTATGTGAAGATAACAGTTAATCACCATTTGATTTAGCTCTGCTTTTAAGGTGTGGATTCTGGCAATTCAAAATAGTTTGAACTGAGTTTGCAGATAATGTGtatagcataaaaataaaaatccctttgatTCTAGGTTTGCTCATCTCATAAATGTGGAATTTTTTGATGACCTGGTGATTGTCCTTCATTCTCTCATTGCATCTGGGGTAAGTTGAGCTCATTTTGTTACAGTTTTCCTAAAAGTATGTTCTTTGGGGTACTTAATCAGTTTTGTATTCTTAGGATTTAAGCTATCGTGAGAGTCTTCATTGCATTCTCAGTGCTTTTCATATACTCTCTGGTCAAGGTAAgagatgtttaaaaacaaacttttgtTTAATATCGTCTGATAAATTAGTGGAGTAAACGTGTTTATTTGGGATTATGTTAATAGGTGATGTTCTTAACATTGATCCGATGAAATTCTACACACATCTATACAAGACACTGTTCAGTCTACATGCAGGTAACTCCAGATTCTCATTTTCATTGTTCACCAAGATAATGTTTATTCTGCTTATTTGATATCATAGCCCTAATATATTGTTAATAAACTACAGTTGTTTTGGATACCTGAGTTCTGAGAAGAgtactttctccttttttctcaagTTGCACATTGCACTACTGCAATACTAATACTAGAAGTattattacagaatcacagaatggttcgggttggaagcgaccttaaagatcatctagttcaactcccctgccatgggcagggacacctcccactagaccaggctgctcaaagccccatccagcctggccttgaacacccccagggatggggcatcgacagcttccctgggcagcctgttccagtgcctcaccaccctcacaggaaagaatttcttcctgatacccagtctaaatctactctctttcagtttgaaattgttgccctgtgtcctatcattacactccctgataaagagtccctccccatccttcctgtaggccccctttaggcactggaaggctgctataagctctccccagagccttctcttctccaggttgaacaaccccagctctctcagccctaCCATGCAATACATGGTAACAGGTTCTAATCATGTCTCTTCATTAGGGAATGCCGAGTATGCTTGGATAAGCATTTATCCTGTCCTCAGTATAAGTTTTTTGACTTCCTTATAATTGTTTCTTTCAGTGGCAATttaaaaattatctattttttctctaattctttctctgatagagaaaaatatcttattttttttctaatacagtttttaaaataatttcaatttaaattcTGGTTTCTAAAATCTTCTGAtttatatttctgattttttaaattctgacatTCTAATTTTCTAATCTAAATTTTCTAATAATTCTGAGTAGCTGAATAGTTTATGGAGAAAAGGATACTTATAAAGTTTgaaattaacataattttaattaaattcataaATTTGTATTCACTAAGGAGCAAAGATTGAGAAAAAACATTCTACAATTCTGGATGGCTAAAAGACTTGATCTTTGCACTGTTTAACAATTTATAAAAGATGATAGAATGAATGCACTTAGGGTCAAAACACTAACTGCTTCTAATGTTTAGACATTTTTGATGGAACGAATATTTTCTTAGAAAGGAGCACAGAAAcaattatacatttttttctgctcaaaaatGGACTGTTTTTACCAACAAAGGATGGATGCTTCTGTCTGTATCACATGCTGTGCCTGAACCTCCTAGCTTTCATGCTATTTCTCAGGTTCCAGTGTGCAGTCAATAGCAGAGTATGTAGCTGTATGCTCCTCAAAATGGTTATTTACTCTTTGtgtgaaattctgcttttgagGTCGTACCAATGATGATATAGAGATTGTGCTCCAGTGCCTGGATGTCATGTTTGCCAAGCGGAGAAAGCAAGTTTCCCAGCAGCGAGCTCTTGCTTTCCTGAAGCGACTTTCCACACTTGCTCTTCACGTGCTTCCAAACTCCAGTGTTGGGATCTTGGCAACAAACAGGGTATTAATGCAAGTAAGTTTTACTTGTTAGAATTTTTAGCTTACTGGCTAAATGTTATTGAATTTTTGACAAATTtgttttatgcaaaatattttcaagcatcTTAAGGAAGAATGAGGAAAACAGAGTATCCTTAAATGCTACTGAGACTGAATAGCATAGAATGAATCCTGAACTTAACCATGTTATAATTGGATGTGTAATATAAGCAACTcagtcctttttttgtgtgttgtagATATTCCCAAAGATGGACCTCTTACTAGACAACGAGTCTCAAGGCAGTGGAGTTTATCTCCCAGAACTAGATGAACCGGAGCATTGCAATGCTCAGAACACAGCGCTGTGGGAGCTGCATTTACTGCAGGTTAGTGAGTAACTGAGTGATTTGGGAAGTAAAAGTCAGGAATAAATAGCTGCTAAATGGTTTTATATGCTTTACACAAATAGAGAACAGAGATCTTCAGGCCTATCAATCAAATCTGGGCCACATACCCTATTCCATACAAAGAGGGAGAGCAGCACAGTGGTACTGGGCAGGAATGAGCTCAAAAGGGGATGCTGCACATCCCGTGTGATAGCACCACACTGGATCTTACTGCAGGTTGCCTAATAAGACTACTTTGGAGGCTTTTAAGTTCCCTTGCAGTCCAGCCCTTCTCTGGGGAGCAACTGACACCTTGATCTGTCATTCCAGCCAGGGTTTAGAGTTTGGGGCTTTGGGAGGGcttcctctgccctttctcctgcctgctggGGGTAGGAGTTAGGTTAACTCCAGAGAGTTAACTCCAGTGAATAAATGTATGACTGCATGTTTTCATTCACTTAACCCCAGAAACTGACCAATTTTCGGGTGCTGTTTCTCTATCTAAACCAAAAGCAGAACCTTCCATCttattgaaatggaaataaatgcgAGAAACCATAGATAAATACATTATCCCTTATCCCTCAGCCAGCTGccgcctttcttttctttcagagacACTATCATCCAATGGTGCGGACGTTTGCAGCTCACCTTATTGCTGGAGCTCCAACTGAAGGCTCAGCAGCTCTTCCACTTGATTTGAGCCAAAGGTGAGTTACCAGagagttctgtttttaaaaagagtgCCCTGAAAAGTAGCTGTTGCTCATACTTTATTAAAGGAATCTCTAAAAATAATTATCCATAAAATTAAAAGATTCTGTTCTTCAAACTCACTCTTTGTTCTTCTGCCAGCACAGAATGTtggctgcctttttctttttttttctttcttttgaggcTTGTTGCCAGGCTGTGACAAGGGTAAAATTCTCAAAGTGCAGTGTGCTTTCTTCCCACGGGAGCAAAATATCTGCATCAGCAGCTCTGATCTGAATATGGATTAGGATCACTGAACC contains these protein-coding regions:
- the NOC3L gene encoding nucleolar complex protein 3 homolog isoform X1, which codes for MRLWPCTSTLTYPKRKNTKRVPSFRKLLRTSKIKLDNKLKNKQYKQQSAAKKYRKEQKKLREAVRDAISRKPFPLEECKKKQVAEKHEEEEEDALPLDMMDEDDLKLMEDLSQKASFLTRDLSSNEPVHIKKRKLESVMDKYEKVPRRMQTEPEKELIHLLPIKDKGGIIPRTMEKPVLNVAQDEEEDTEEVEEGEDFNEEPLPVLTPEEMAAQRRQKLQERKMHIAALASAILSEPDNNIKKLKELRAMLMEQDPNVAVIVRKLVMVSLMEIFKDIVPSYKIRPLTEAEKATKVKKETQKLREFEEGLVSQYKFYLENLEQTIKDWKQRKLKKSNVISLKAYKGLAEIAVKCLCELLVALPHFNFHNNIIVLIVPLMNDASKMISELCCEAVKKLFKQDKLGCASLGVVKVISGLVRGRNYDVRPEVLKVFLHLRIKEVELQKDSEDIAPKKKFMTYKEKRKNLSRMQRKWRKAEEKLERELLEAEASESKEKKLKLHTETLNIVFVTYFRILKKAQKSPLLPAVLEGLAKFAHLINVEFFDDLVIVLHSLIASGDLSYRESLHCILSAFHILSGQGDVLNIDPMKFYTHLYKTLFSLHAGRTNDDIEIVLQCLDVMFAKRRKQVSQQRALAFLKRLSTLALHVLPNSSVGILATNRVLMQIFPKMDLLLDNESQGSGVYLPELDEPEHCNAQNTALWELHLLQRHYHPMVRTFAAHLIAGAPTEGSAALPLDLSQRPATELFEAYSMRGMTFNPPVASVTPRRKDTFSQMDAFIDEELNKLLQQRIGETVVHKPLDFAKHLKASSLS
- the NOC3L gene encoding nucleolar complex protein 3 homolog isoform X2, with the protein product MKSRKNTKRVPSFRKLLRTSKIKLDNKLKNKQYKQQSAAKKYRKEQKKLREAVRDAISRKPFPLEECKKKQVAEKHEEEEEDALPLDMMDEDDLKLMEDLSQKASFLTRDLSSNEPVHIKKRKLESVMDKYEKVPRRMQTEPEKELIHLLPIKDKGGIIPRTMEKPVLNVAQDEEEDTEEVEEGEDFNEEPLPVLTPEEMAAQRRQKLQERKMHIAALASAILSEPDNNIKKLKELRAMLMEQDPNVAVIVRKLVMVSLMEIFKDIVPSYKIRPLTEAEKATKVKKETQKLREFEEGLVSQYKFYLENLEQTIKDWKQRKLKKSNVISLKAYKGLAEIAVKCLCELLVALPHFNFHNNIIVLIVPLMNDASKMISELCCEAVKKLFKQDKLGCASLGVVKVISGLVRGRNYDVRPEVLKVFLHLRIKEVELQKDSEDIAPKKKFMTYKEKRKNLSRMQRKWRKAEEKLERELLEAEASESKEKKLKLHTETLNIVFVTYFRILKKAQKSPLLPAVLEGLAKFAHLINVEFFDDLVIVLHSLIASGDLSYRESLHCILSAFHILSGQGDVLNIDPMKFYTHLYKTLFSLHAGRTNDDIEIVLQCLDVMFAKRRKQVSQQRALAFLKRLSTLALHVLPNSSVGILATNRVLMQIFPKMDLLLDNESQGSGVYLPELDEPEHCNAQNTALWELHLLQRHYHPMVRTFAAHLIAGAPTEGSAALPLDLSQRPATELFEAYSMRGMTFNPPVASVTPRRKDTFSQMDAFIDEELNKLLQQRIGETVVHKPLDFAKHLKASSLS